The stretch of DNA AGCGTCCAGCCGAAGAACTGGCAAATCCAATAAATTTTCTGCTTCGCAATCCCCATAATAGTATCCGCTCACTACCGGATAATTCGCGAAAATACAGTTTTCGGCAAGTTATACGCAGCAGGCAGTGAGCAGTGGCAGAATATGGGGACTATCGGCAGATATCAGTGGTGACAGTTATCAGTGAGCAGCCAACAACCAACAGTTGCTGTGTCTCCAATGTAACCGAACGGAACTGTTGGTTGTTGGCTGCTCACTGATAACTGTTCACGGCCAGTGTCAGCAAATGTGCCGTATCGTTCGCCAGTTCGATGGTAAACGTTTGGGTGGCGTAATCGTACTGTAGTTTATACAGGCACAGGTTGCTGTGTTCAAAATGATCCATTTCGGCCAGCGGACGGTTAGTGAGCCAGCAAAGCAGAATGCGCATTGCCCGGCCATGCATAGTAATCAGGATGGGCGTTTCGTCGGGGTGCGAGAGGATAACGTTAAAAGCTGTTTTTTGCCGGGCCGCTACCTGCTCCGGGCTTTCTCCGCTATCGGTAGGCAGGGCCGTATTACCCGACGACCACGCTTCGATGAGGGCGCGGTAATATTCATTATCGAGGTTGCCCGGTACTTTGCCTTCCATCACGCCCCAACTGATTTCGTTAAGGCCGGTCAGTTTTTCATAGGGAATACCCAGTTCAATGAATGGCAGCGCGGTTTGGTAGGTGCGCTTCAGGCCGGAGATATACACTTTACTAAATGGAACGTGTTGGTAGGCGTCGAAAAACGCCTGCGCCTGCGCACGTCCCATGTCGTTGAGGTCAGAATCAACGCCACTGCCCTGCACCACGCCCCGGCGGTTGTAGTCGGTTTCGCCGTGGCGAATGAGGTAAATAGTTTTTTGTATCAAGCGAGGTTGGTTGCCTATTGGCATTTTTTACCCAATTTGGCCGCGAAATTACACAAAAACCCTGTCAATATGAAAGCAGGAATCGACCTGAATAACTTAGGCTTTACGCACAATCAATCCATTGTAGGGCATCTGGGCATCGAGTTCATCGAAGCGGGTGAAGGCTACCTGATAGCCCGAATGCCGGTCGACCACCGCACGCATCAGCCGTTTGGCATTCTGCACGGGGGCGCGTCGGTGGTGCTGGCCGAATCGCTGGGCAGCGTAGCCTCGTTCCTGATGCTGCCCGACCCCACTACGCAGCGGGCCGTTGGGCTGGAAATCAACGCCAACCACATTCGGTCGGTGCGCGAGGGCTGGGTCTATGGCCGCTGTACGCCTATCCACGTTGGCCGCAGCACCCACGTCTGGGACATCCGCATCACCGACGAGCAGAACCGTCCCGTCTGCGTCAGCCGACTCACGATTGCGGTGGTGAACGCGTAAGCAGGTTAATAACACTGAGACCAGAAAATGACCAGCGAACCCTTTATTGCAGCTTTGAAATACCAATTTCTGTGGTGGTTCGGAATCGGATTAGTAGCACTAAGCACATTGCTCATTCCTTTTCTAATCGCCACAGACAATACACCCAACCTCGACCTGCTGCTTACAAGTTATTCCATCGCTGGTTTTTTCTGGATTGGGCTGCTATACGAATCCGGCAAGCGAACAACGGCTGTTACGCTGCATCCAGAAGGTTTTGCAGTAAAAAAAGCAGGTCGCTCAGCCCGGCATTTTCTCTACTCGGCGATACAAAGCCATAACGAACGGCCAAACTACAACCGCCAGGGAAGTTTCAGCGAGTTAACTATTTACCTGCCTGGCTATTGGTTCGCTGTTCGGTCGAATGAGTTCACCGACTATGAGTACCTGAAATCAGTGTTAACACAGTATGGGCAAGCAATGATCTATCGGCCCGCGCTGACACTACCGGAACGCAACTGGCTGAGAGTCGCCATCGTTGCACTGGTGGGGCTGATTCTTGCCAACATGGCATTTGGCTATCTGGCTCACGATGAAGCGAATCCCAACCCGGCCCGGCTCAAAACCCTCCCGGTTGTGGTCGCAGAGGTCAAAGCGCAATACGTCAAAAGCAGGTTCAAAGGCGTGAGCATTTGTTCGCCCGACTGTTCCGGGATTACGTTCTACGTAGCCCGCCGTCATTACGAAGCCGCCATCGACACCTTGCCAGAAACCATTGTTGCGGGTATGCTTATTGAGTTGTTGATTCGGGAAAGCGACTACCGCAAGAAAATAGCGAAGACCCAGCCACTGACCTTTGGCGATAAATACACGGGTGATTTTGACGAGGTCAACGTCTTTGGTGTGCGGCAGGGCAGTTGGGTTCGGGTCAGAAGTAGCCAGCCCGTCTACGAACCTACGCATACGAAACCCCATCAGCGGGCGATGCTGCTCAGTTTTCTACTCCTGCTATGCTGGACCGGCTGGGTACAGATTGACCGGTACGTCGTGCTGCGAATTTAACAAACTCAGATTTACGTCCGTCTCTCTACGCGCCGGGTTCACTCTTTTCGAATTGCGGCACATATCGGCTTCTTCCGTACCTTCGCAGTCCCGAAACCGGCTTATCGAAGCCTACTCGTCAACACGCGGAACCTATGCAGCAGAAAATACGGCGCGAAGATGCCCTCGACTACCACGCCAAAGGAAGGCCCGGCAAGCTCGAAGTCGTGCCAACCAAAGAGTATAACACCCAGCGCGACCTCTCGCTGGCCTATTCGCCGGGCGTGGCCGAACCCTGCCTCGCCATCGAAGCCAACCCCGACGACGCCTATATCTACACCGCCAAAGGCAATCTGGTAGCCGTAATCTCCAACGGCACCGCTGTGCTGGGCTTGGGCGACATTGGCGCAGCCGCCAGCAAACCCGTCATGGAGGGTAAGGGGCTACTATTCAAGATTTACGCCGACATCGACGTGTTCGACATTGAACTGAATACCAAAGACGTCGATGAATTTGTGCGGACGGTTACGATTCTCGAACCTACGTTCGGGGGCGTCAACCTCGAAGACATCAAAGCACCCGAATGTTTCGAAATCGAAGAACGGCTGCGTCGCGACATGAACATTCCGGTCATGCACGACGATCAGCACGGCACGGCCATTGTGAGCGGGGCGGCTCTGCTCAATGCGCTCGAACTGGTTGATAAACAGATTGAAACAGCGAAGTTCGTGTTTCTGGGAGCCGGGGCTGCGGCCATTTCGTGTGCCCGGCAGTACGTGGCCCTCGGTGCCAAAACCGAAAACATTGTGATGTTCGACGTGAACGGCCCGCTCCGCACCGACCGCACCGACCTTAACGACATTACCCGACCGTTTGCCACTAATCGCGACATCCGCACAGTGGCCGAAGCGTTCGTCGATGCCGACGTGTTTGTGGGTTTGTCGAAAGGCAACATCGTCACGCAGGACATGATTCGGTCGATGGCCCGCGACGCGGTTGTGTTTGCCATGGCGAACCCCACGCCCGAAATCAGCTACGACGATGCCCGTGCCGCCCGGCCTGATATTATCATGGCAACGGGCCGCTCCGACTACCCCAATCAGGTCAACAATGTGCTGGGCTTTCCGTACATTTTCCGGGGTGCGCTCGACGTGCGGGCCACGGAGATCAACGAAGCCATGAAATTAGCCGCTACCTACGCACTGGCCGACCTCGCCAAAAAATCCGTTCCCGACATTGTGAATCTGGCCTATGGGCAGGATAATCTGATGTTTGGGCGCAATTATATTTTGCCCAAACCTGTTGATCCGCGACTGCTGGCAACGGTAGCCCCGGCAGTGGCGAAAGCCGCGATGGAGTCGGGTATGGCGCGGTTGCCGATTACCGACTGGGAAGCCTACGAAACGCAGCTTGCCCGGCGGCTCGGCCACGACAACCAGATTTCGCGGGTGATTCTGAACAAAGCCAAAACCAATCCGAAGCGGGTGGTTTTTGCCGATGCCGAAAATCTGAAAGTGCTGAAAGCGGCTCAGCAGGTGCGCGACGAGGGCATTGCCTTCCCGATTTTGCTTGGC from Spirosoma montaniterrae encodes:
- a CDS encoding histidine phosphatase family protein, which codes for MIQKTIYLIRHGETDYNRRGVVQGSGVDSDLNDMGRAQAQAFFDAYQHVPFSKVYISGLKRTYQTALPFIELGIPYEKLTGLNEISWGVMEGKVPGNLDNEYYRALIEAWSSGNTALPTDSGESPEQVAARQKTAFNVILSHPDETPILITMHGRAMRILLCWLTNRPLAEMDHFEHSNLCLYKLQYDYATQTFTIELANDTAHLLTLAVNSYQ
- a CDS encoding hotdog fold thioesterase, whose amino-acid sequence is MKAGIDLNNLGFTHNQSIVGHLGIEFIEAGEGYLIARMPVDHRTHQPFGILHGGASVVLAESLGSVASFLMLPDPTTQRAVGLEINANHIRSVREGWVYGRCTPIHVGRSTHVWDIRITDEQNRPVCVSRLTIAVVNA
- a CDS encoding NADP-dependent malic enzyme yields the protein MQQKIRREDALDYHAKGRPGKLEVVPTKEYNTQRDLSLAYSPGVAEPCLAIEANPDDAYIYTAKGNLVAVISNGTAVLGLGDIGAAASKPVMEGKGLLFKIYADIDVFDIELNTKDVDEFVRTVTILEPTFGGVNLEDIKAPECFEIEERLRRDMNIPVMHDDQHGTAIVSGAALLNALELVDKQIETAKFVFLGAGAAAISCARQYVALGAKTENIVMFDVNGPLRTDRTDLNDITRPFATNRDIRTVAEAFVDADVFVGLSKGNIVTQDMIRSMARDAVVFAMANPTPEISYDDARAARPDIIMATGRSDYPNQVNNVLGFPYIFRGALDVRATEINEAMKLAATYALADLAKKSVPDIVNLAYGQDNLMFGRNYILPKPVDPRLLATVAPAVAKAAMESGMARLPITDWEAYETQLARRLGHDNQISRVILNKAKTNPKRVVFADAENLKVLKAAQQVRDEGIAFPILLGEVAKVQQIILDSGLDLGQIPIIDPRSPEQNDLIDRFTALYFDKRKRKGVNATEARKLMYYRNYFGAMMVETGEADALISGLTRSYPDTIRPALQVIGKEPGVQKVAGMYILLTKRGPLFFSDTTVNFNPTAEEIVEITEMTARAVERFNIKPRIALVTYSNFGSAKGDDAEKMNRAVETLQRKHPDLIVDGEIQAHLAFNTELLQQNHPFSKLVGEGANTLIFPNLSAANIAYNLMSETAGFDTIGPILLGIRKPVYVLQLGSSEREIVNMVAIAVVEAQGK